One part of the Treponema sp. OMZ 787 genome encodes these proteins:
- a CDS encoding M23 family metallopeptidase, which translates to MSRTRTYKRAENNLVRYFNELFKAFCTSVSKGVMKFINGGRKKLTIMVVPHSQKRIVNFQASIFSLVFVSLLLVGILASFFWFTAESAASARKLANLKEETRKTQASLNILKNETNDLLKNAKNFQSTLSSTLTSLGLQSIMETGAENDDSSDLSLLFNVQEQAQGTAREVSELKKLSAYLQDTIQPVQEMAKLMDTQTALFSDIPSLWPIKGGIGHITMAFGQNRHPFTGQWYIHTGIDLATGRSGDPIMATADGQVITVETDSGWGNYIIIKHKHGFFTRYAHLSSFRVTRGQHVQKGQVIGYVGNTGISTGPHLHYEVHIGSDVVDPMKYLNIKNTGRKK; encoded by the coding sequence GTGTCAAGAACACGAACATATAAACGGGCAGAAAACAACTTGGTACGCTATTTTAACGAGCTTTTTAAGGCTTTTTGTACAAGCGTATCTAAGGGTGTAATGAAATTCATCAATGGCGGACGCAAAAAGCTGACCATCATGGTTGTTCCGCATTCTCAAAAAAGGATTGTAAATTTTCAGGCAAGCATTTTTTCGCTTGTTTTTGTATCCCTACTTCTTGTAGGTATTTTAGCCTCATTTTTTTGGTTTACGGCAGAATCAGCAGCTTCAGCTAGAAAACTCGCAAATTTAAAGGAAGAAACACGCAAAACACAGGCCAGTCTTAATATTTTGAAAAACGAAACAAACGACCTTTTAAAAAATGCAAAGAATTTTCAGTCTACACTTTCTTCTACATTAACCTCATTGGGTTTACAGTCCATTATGGAAACAGGTGCTGAAAACGATGACTCAAGCGATCTTTCTCTCCTCTTCAATGTACAAGAACAGGCCCAAGGAACAGCAAGAGAAGTAAGCGAGCTTAAAAAACTTTCAGCATATTTGCAGGATACAATTCAGCCGGTTCAAGAAATGGCAAAGCTGATGGACACTCAAACAGCCCTCTTTTCGGATATTCCCAGTCTTTGGCCGATTAAGGGAGGCATCGGACATATAACAATGGCCTTCGGTCAAAATCGTCATCCCTTTACGGGTCAATGGTACATTCATACCGGTATAGACCTTGCAACGGGACGCTCCGGTGATCCCATTATGGCTACGGCTGACGGACAGGTTATTACGGTAGAAACCGATTCGGGCTGGGGAAACTACATTATCATCAAACATAAGCACGGTTTTTTTACAAGATATGCTCACCTAAGTTCGTTTAGAGTTACGCGAGGACAGCATGTACAAAAAGGTCAGGTTATAGGCTATGTAGGAAACACGGGTATTTCTACAGGCCCCCACTTGCACTATGAGGTTCACATAGGTTCCGATGTTGTAGATCCTATGAAATATCTTAACATAAAAAATACCGGAAGAAAAAAATAG
- a CDS encoding phenylalanine--tRNA ligase subunit alpha, giving the protein MDIKNIIKNLHPLEVKVLKNFKIGEYLDNKKLELKLSYKEGHANQVFSWLKMKGLIKETDRKKHIFFELTNIGTDFAEHGTPEQRILQLLKEKGELKLPEIADALNLENKDVGSAFGILSKEGAVKMNEEKKASFVQEPQSKRFKITVELLKKGLKTEGHIIAEEDLDDEEREIINSIAKKRGASDSPYKIVERDSVVYGFTEDVPSLQEELEAEGITGDETGQLTADSLKTGSWKNQTFRSYNINLPPARIVAGRTNPYCDFLEGVKDKLVGLGFEEFDGPLVETDFWNSDALFMPQFHAARDIHDVYYIKNPTHAKSIEEPFLSRVAEAHETGGNTGSRGWNYSFDRNFTRRLLLRSQGTVLSAHQLAKAKIPGKYFGIARCFRYDKVDATHLSDFYQTEGIVLGNEVNLKTLLGILKMFAVEIAGATEVKYVGGYFPFTEPSIEVHIKHPVLGWFELGGSGILRPEVSRTMGVDVPVLAWGIGIDRMALMALGLNDLRELFSSDIEGVRLRK; this is encoded by the coding sequence ATGGATATCAAAAACATTATCAAAAATCTTCATCCTCTTGAGGTTAAGGTTTTAAAAAATTTTAAAATAGGCGAGTATCTTGATAATAAAAAACTTGAGCTTAAACTTTCATATAAAGAAGGTCATGCAAATCAGGTTTTCTCGTGGCTCAAAATGAAGGGGCTTATAAAAGAAACCGACCGCAAAAAACATATATTTTTTGAACTTACAAATATTGGAACAGATTTTGCCGAGCACGGAACTCCGGAACAAAGAATTTTGCAGCTTTTAAAAGAAAAGGGCGAGCTGAAGCTTCCTGAAATTGCCGATGCCCTTAATTTGGAAAATAAGGATGTGGGTTCGGCCTTCGGTATTCTTTCAAAAGAAGGCGCCGTTAAGATGAATGAAGAAAAAAAGGCTTCCTTTGTGCAAGAACCTCAATCAAAGCGCTTTAAAATAACCGTAGAATTGCTTAAAAAAGGGCTTAAAACAGAAGGCCATATCATAGCTGAAGAAGACCTTGATGATGAAGAGCGGGAAATAATCAACTCAATCGCAAAAAAACGCGGAGCTTCTGACAGCCCCTATAAGATTGTAGAGCGGGACTCTGTTGTTTACGGGTTTACTGAAGATGTACCTTCGCTTCAGGAAGAGCTTGAAGCCGAGGGTATAACAGGGGATGAAACAGGTCAACTTACAGCCGATAGTTTAAAAACCGGCAGCTGGAAAAATCAAACATTCAGAAGCTACAATATCAATCTTCCGCCTGCGAGAATAGTTGCAGGAAGAACAAATCCTTACTGCGATTTTTTGGAAGGTGTAAAGGATAAGCTCGTAGGTTTGGGCTTTGAAGAATTTGACGGTCCGCTCGTAGAAACAGACTTTTGGAACTCGGACGCTCTTTTTATGCCGCAATTTCATGCAGCCCGCGATATTCACGATGTTTATTACATAAAAAATCCGACCCATGCAAAAAGCATTGAAGAACCATTTTTATCCCGCGTTGCCGAAGCCCATGAAACGGGCGGAAACACAGGCAGCCGAGGCTGGAATTATTCCTTTGACAGAAATTTTACAAGGCGGCTCTTGCTCAGAAGCCAAGGCACCGTTCTTTCAGCCCATCAGCTTGCAAAGGCAAAAATTCCCGGCAAATATTTCGGCATAGCCCGATGTTTCCGTTATGATAAGGTCGATGCAACCCACTTATCCGACTTTTATCAAACCGAGGGTATAGTCTTAGGTAATGAGGTCAATTTAAAAACCTTATTGGGAATACTCAAAATGTTTGCCGTCGAAATAGCAGGGGCTACCGAGGTAAAATATGTAGGCGGCTACTTCCCCTTTACGGAACCTTCTATTGAAGTACACATAAAGCATCCCGTTCTAGGCTGGTTTGAGCTTGGCGGTTCAGGAATTCTCCGTCCTGAAGTATCGAGAACAATGGGCGTGGATGTCCCTGTTTTGGCATGGGGAATAGGTATAGACCGAATGGCCCTGATGGCCCTAGGTTTAAATGACCTAAGAGAACTGTTCAGCTCTGACATTGAAGGAGTCAGGCTGAGAAAGTAA
- a CDS encoding glycosyltransferase: protein MNIKNIYTTSPPPPRKFDYKLLVVLDQYDAENNGTTITARRLVSGLIKMGCNVRVISTGKKSEDKFTVNELKFPVFDKLIKSQGMMFAKPDADVLYEAIKWADLVHFVMPFFLSVKGLEIAQKLNKPHTAAFHVQPQNITYSIGLGKSKLANDFLYYLMKNSFYKHFRHIHCPTMFIANQIKEHGYDAETHVISNGVAEQFTYKKTAKPKEFENKFVILMIGRLSKEKRQEILIHAAAKSKYAEKIQLIFAGKGPQKRKYEKLSKHLKNKPIFTFCTQDELIKIISYSDLYVHTADAEIEAISCIEAFSCGLVPIIANSPQSATPQFALDERSLFIAGDADDLAKKIDYWLDNSDERKRQEIKYAEYGKEFAHDACLQKMILMFEKEIKEFTEKSLSIA from the coding sequence ATGAATATAAAAAATATATATACTACCTCCCCCCCCCCCCCCCGAAAATTTGACTATAAACTACTGGTTGTTTTAGATCAATACGATGCTGAAAATAATGGAACTACAATTACTGCACGGAGACTGGTCAGCGGCTTAATTAAGATGGGCTGTAATGTAAGAGTAATAAGTACAGGAAAAAAATCTGAGGATAAATTTACAGTCAATGAGTTAAAATTTCCTGTATTTGATAAGCTTATAAAAAGCCAAGGGATGATGTTCGCTAAACCCGATGCGGATGTTCTGTATGAGGCCATAAAATGGGCCGATTTAGTTCATTTTGTTATGCCTTTTTTCCTGTCAGTTAAAGGATTAGAGATAGCACAAAAACTTAACAAACCTCACACTGCAGCATTTCATGTGCAGCCTCAAAATATTACTTATTCCATAGGTTTAGGCAAATCAAAATTAGCAAATGATTTTTTATACTATCTTATGAAAAATAGTTTTTATAAGCATTTCAGGCATATCCACTGTCCAACTATGTTTATTGCAAATCAGATAAAAGAACATGGTTATGATGCTGAAACTCATGTTATCTCGAATGGAGTTGCAGAACAATTTACATATAAAAAAACAGCTAAACCTAAAGAGTTTGAAAATAAATTCGTAATACTGATGATAGGAAGACTATCAAAAGAAAAAAGACAAGAAATTTTAATTCACGCAGCAGCAAAATCTAAATATGCGGAAAAAATACAGTTAATTTTTGCGGGAAAGGGACCTCAAAAAAGAAAATATGAAAAACTATCAAAACATCTTAAAAATAAGCCGATTTTTACTTTTTGCACACAAGACGAACTGATAAAAATCATATCTTATTCGGATTTATATGTACATACAGCCGATGCCGAAATTGAGGCAATATCCTGTATAGAAGCTTTTTCTTGCGGTTTAGTTCCAATAATTGCAAACAGCCCCCAATCGGCAACACCTCAGTTTGCCTTGGATGAAAGAAGCCTGTTTATTGCCGGAGATGCCGATGATCTTGCTAAAAAAATAGACTATTGGCTGGATAACAGTGATGAAAGAAAAAGGCAGGAAATCAAATACGCAGAATACGGTAAAGAATTCGCTCATGATGCCTGCCTGCAAAAAATGATTCTAATGTTTGAAAAAGAGATAAAAGAATTTACCGAAAAATCTTTATCAATAGCATAA
- a CDS encoding alpha-glucosidase, with protein sequence MEWWNKRVIYQIYPRSFCDANNDGMGDIQGIISKLPYLKDLGIGAIWLSPVTASSDYDNGYDVSDYCDINPKFGTMDDFKALLKEADKLDIKIIMDLVINHTSDQHRWFIESKNPESPYHNYYVWREPRIVKGKKLPPNNWDSLFLGSAWKYCEENELYYLHLFTENQPDLNYNNPAVIQEVKKILKFWLDMGVAGFRCDVINCIYKTSYEDAKKRRMKTGKEFYLSQKGCHDILKELNREVLKPYKAFTVGETMDVSLEEAKDFTQDELTMVFPFEHHTGVDCWFQIPVFKRKYKPFRMIRILKKWQTKMPWTPLFFENHDQARSVSRFGDEGKYYKESVKMLATVLLTQKGTPFIYQGQEIGLANTDFKSMEEIDDIATKNIYNMLRSFKFGKIRAFKMTMNYARDHARTPIPWDDSENGGFCTVKPWLRLNERYKEINVKKNLSETDSCFNYYKRLIALRNSEEALQFGDIEFADLGKDVFAYYRKKDDKTFFIISNMSGKTQKIREEVRGLPILFNYRNFNPQQKMLRPFETVITRI encoded by the coding sequence ATGGAATGGTGGAATAAAAGAGTAATTTATCAGATATATCCCAGAAGTTTTTGTGATGCAAACAATGACGGGATGGGCGATATTCAGGGTATTATTTCAAAATTGCCTTATTTAAAAGATTTGGGAATAGGAGCAATTTGGCTTTCACCCGTAACGGCCTCCTCCGACTATGATAACGGCTACGATGTTTCCGATTATTGCGATATTAATCCGAAATTCGGCACAATGGACGATTTTAAGGCTTTATTAAAAGAAGCGGACAAGCTCGATATAAAGATTATTATGGACCTAGTTATAAACCACACAAGCGATCAGCATAGATGGTTTATCGAATCCAAAAATCCCGAATCTCCCTACCATAATTACTATGTTTGGCGGGAGCCTAGGATTGTAAAGGGCAAAAAACTACCGCCCAATAACTGGGACAGTCTTTTTTTGGGCTCCGCATGGAAGTATTGCGAAGAAAACGAACTCTATTATCTTCATCTTTTTACCGAAAATCAGCCCGATTTAAACTATAATAATCCGGCGGTAATTCAAGAAGTAAAAAAAATATTGAAATTTTGGCTTGATATGGGCGTTGCAGGTTTCCGCTGCGATGTTATAAACTGTATTTATAAAACTTCCTATGAAGATGCAAAAAAAAGGAGAATGAAGACGGGTAAGGAGTTTTACCTGTCTCAAAAGGGCTGTCACGATATTTTAAAAGAACTAAATAGAGAAGTTTTAAAACCCTACAAAGCCTTTACTGTCGGCGAGACCATGGATGTTTCACTGGAAGAAGCCAAGGATTTTACGCAAGATGAGTTGACTATGGTTTTTCCGTTTGAGCACCATACGGGTGTAGACTGCTGGTTTCAAATTCCTGTTTTTAAACGGAAATATAAACCCTTCCGAATGATTAGAATCTTAAAAAAATGGCAGACCAAGATGCCGTGGACACCTCTTTTCTTTGAAAACCACGATCAGGCCCGCTCCGTTTCACGATTCGGGGATGAAGGAAAATATTATAAAGAAAGCGTCAAAATGCTTGCAACCGTGCTTTTAACTCAAAAAGGAACGCCCTTTATTTATCAGGGGCAGGAAATAGGCCTAGCCAATACCGATTTTAAAAGCATGGAAGAAATTGACGATATAGCCACAAAAAATATTTATAATATGCTTAGGTCTTTTAAATTCGGCAAAATAAGGGCTTTTAAAATGACTATGAATTATGCTCGAGATCATGCAAGGACTCCCATACCTTGGGATGATTCCGAAAATGGCGGCTTTTGTACTGTTAAACCTTGGCTTCGTCTGAACGAAAGATATAAAGAGATAAATGTAAAAAAGAACCTCTCCGAGACGGATTCTTGCTTTAACTATTACAAGAGGCTGATAGCCTTGAGGAATTCCGAAGAGGCCTTGCAGTTCGGCGATATAGAATTTGCCGATTTAGGAAAGGATGTTTTTGCTTATTACCGCAAAAAAGACGATAAAACCTTTTTTATTATTTCCAATATGTCGGGGAAGACTCAGAAGATAAGGGAAGAGGTTAGAGGCCTTCCGATTCTATTTAATTATAGGAATTTTAACCCTCAACAAAAGATGCTTCGCCCCTTTGAAACGGTTATTACAAGAATTTAA
- a CDS encoding DUF3798 domain-containing protein has translation MKKRTLALGVLLIALFAFIAGCSKTEEKGAAKAETKGPAYHIGIMTGTVSQSEDDLRGAEELIRLYGSVKDGGMIQHITYPDDFMSQQETTISQIVALSDDPKMKAIIVNQGIPGTAEAFKRVRERRPDILLLAGEAHEDPLVIQAAADMIGSQDFISRGYTIPWAAKQLGAKNFVHISFPRHMSYETLGLRRQIMEEACKDLGINFYFETAPDPTSDVGTAGAQQFILEKVPQWIEKYGKETAFFCTNDAHTEPLLKQLFAYGGMFVEADLPSPLMGYPGALGIDLAAEAGDFQKILKKVENSVVEKGGAGRFGTWAYSYGFTVSAGLGEYARRVIDGEAKKGNMADLAKAYGKFTPGAKWKSGAYIDASTGVRSKNQVLLFMDTYVMGQGYLPATEQDIPEKYFNIKFQK, from the coding sequence ATGAAGAAGAGAACATTGGCATTAGGTGTTTTGCTGATAGCATTATTTGCGTTTATTGCAGGCTGCAGCAAAACCGAAGAAAAAGGAGCTGCAAAAGCAGAAACAAAGGGTCCGGCATACCATATTGGTATTATGACCGGAACAGTATCGCAATCTGAAGATGATTTGCGCGGAGCTGAAGAGCTTATCCGCCTTTATGGTTCTGTAAAAGACGGCGGAATGATTCAGCACATCACCTATCCCGATGATTTTATGTCACAGCAGGAAACAACAATCTCCCAGATTGTAGCTCTTTCCGATGATCCCAAAATGAAGGCGATCATCGTAAATCAGGGAATCCCCGGAACAGCAGAAGCCTTTAAGCGTGTTAGAGAAAGAAGACCCGACATTCTCTTATTGGCCGGCGAGGCTCACGAAGATCCGCTCGTAATTCAGGCTGCTGCCGATATGATCGGAAGTCAGGACTTTATTTCCCGCGGTTATACAATTCCTTGGGCTGCAAAACAGCTTGGAGCAAAAAATTTCGTTCATATTTCCTTCCCCAGACATATGTCCTATGAAACATTGGGTCTTAGAAGGCAGATCATGGAAGAAGCTTGTAAAGATTTAGGCATTAACTTCTACTTTGAAACAGCTCCCGATCCCACAAGCGATGTCGGCACAGCCGGTGCCCAGCAGTTTATTCTTGAAAAAGTACCGCAGTGGATCGAAAAGTATGGAAAGGAAACAGCCTTCTTCTGTACAAATGATGCTCACACAGAGCCTTTGTTAAAGCAGCTTTTCGCTTACGGCGGTATGTTTGTTGAAGCAGACTTACCCTCACCTTTAATGGGTTATCCCGGAGCTTTAGGTATTGACCTTGCTGCAGAAGCAGGAGATTTCCAGAAGATTCTTAAGAAGGTTGAAAATTCCGTTGTAGAAAAAGGCGGTGCAGGACGATTCGGAACATGGGCTTACTCCTATGGATTCACCGTTTCGGCAGGTTTGGGCGAGTATGCTCGACGCGTTATCGACGGCGAAGCTAAGAAGGGTAATATGGCCGACTTGGCAAAAGCCTACGGAAAATTTACACCCGGAGCAAAATGGAAGAGCGGTGCTTACATTGATGCCAGCACAGGTGTTAGATCAAAGAACCAGGTTCTCTTGTTCATGGATACCTATGTTATGGGTCAAGGTTACTTACCCGCAACAGAGCAAGATATACCTGAGAAATACTTCAACATCAAATTTCAAAAATAA
- a CDS encoding sugar ABC transporter ATP-binding protein — MDNNEFFLVLENVTKEFSGTQVLQGVNFSLKKGEILGLVGENGAGKTTLMKILFGMPVINETGGYGGKILVEGKEVKFSSPFDALDAGIGMVHQEFSLIPGFSATENIMLNRELQTPSILSDLFTPRLSLLKRKEMNERAQAVLNELGVSIDAHTLISEMPVGHKQFTEIAREIDRDNVKLLVLDEPTAVLTESEADILLDAVKKLAAKGISVIFISHRLQEVIDICDRVVILRDGKTIQDKKTSEITIPEIAAGMVGREISNTEKKDNDKKIGPVVFDVKNLWVDMPGELVRNVNFSVREGEIFGIGGLAGQGKVGIPNGIMGIFPAGGTVTFKGKELTLNNTKQALKDGLAFVSEDRRGVGLLLDESLDWNIAFTAIQSKRAYLKSYLGGLLKLRDEKAMKALADKYIDMLQIRCTGSHQKAKELSGGNQQKICLAKAFCLEPEILFVAEPTRGIDVGAKALVLDALRKINKELGTTIVMISSELEELRSICDRVAIVFHGEISGILSPEEKPAEFALYMAGVK, encoded by the coding sequence ATGGACAATAATGAATTTTTTTTAGTTCTTGAAAATGTGACAAAAGAGTTTTCCGGAACACAGGTTCTTCAAGGTGTAAATTTTTCTTTAAAAAAAGGAGAAATCCTTGGCCTGGTCGGGGAAAACGGGGCAGGAAAGACTACCTTGATGAAAATCTTATTCGGTATGCCCGTTATAAATGAAACCGGCGGCTATGGAGGAAAAATTCTAGTCGAGGGAAAAGAGGTAAAATTCTCAAGCCCCTTTGATGCTCTTGATGCCGGTATCGGAATGGTTCACCAAGAATTTTCACTTATACCCGGTTTTTCTGCAACGGAAAATATAATGCTTAACCGGGAGTTGCAAACCCCTTCTATTCTTTCAGATTTATTTACCCCAAGATTAAGTTTGTTAAAGAGAAAGGAAATGAATGAAAGAGCTCAAGCCGTTTTAAATGAGCTTGGAGTTTCTATAGATGCACATACATTGATTTCGGAAATGCCTGTAGGACATAAACAATTTACCGAAATTGCGCGTGAGATTGATAGAGATAATGTAAAACTTTTGGTTTTAGACGAGCCTACAGCCGTTTTAACCGAATCTGAAGCGGATATTCTTTTAGATGCAGTAAAAAAACTGGCAGCTAAGGGTATTTCCGTAATTTTTATTTCTCACAGATTGCAGGAAGTTATAGATATATGCGATAGAGTCGTCATCCTAAGAGACGGAAAAACGATTCAAGATAAGAAAACAAGCGAGATTACAATTCCTGAAATTGCGGCAGGTATGGTAGGCCGCGAAATTTCCAATACGGAAAAAAAGGATAATGATAAAAAAATCGGGCCGGTGGTTTTTGATGTAAAAAATCTCTGGGTTGATATGCCCGGTGAACTTGTCCGAAATGTAAACTTCTCGGTTAGAGAAGGTGAAATCTTCGGTATCGGAGGTCTTGCAGGACAAGGAAAGGTGGGTATTCCAAATGGAATTATGGGTATCTTCCCTGCCGGAGGAACCGTAACTTTTAAAGGAAAGGAGCTGACTTTAAACAATACCAAACAGGCCTTGAAGGACGGTTTGGCCTTTGTGTCGGAAGACAGGCGAGGTGTAGGTCTCCTGCTCGATGAAAGTCTTGACTGGAATATTGCCTTTACGGCTATTCAATCTAAGAGAGCTTACTTAAAAAGCTATTTAGGCGGCTTGCTTAAACTTAGAGATGAAAAGGCAATGAAAGCTTTGGCAGATAAGTACATAGATATGCTTCAAATCCGCTGTACGGGAAGTCATCAAAAGGCAAAGGAGCTTTCAGGCGGTAATCAGCAAAAGATTTGTTTGGCTAAGGCCTTCTGTCTTGAACCTGAAATTCTTTTTGTTGCAGAGCCCACCCGCGGTATTGACGTAGGTGCAAAGGCCCTTGTTTTGGATGCTTTGCGAAAAATCAATAAAGAGCTTGGAACTACTATTGTTATGATTTCCAGTGAGCTTGAAGAGCTTCGTTCTATCTGCGACAGGGTTGCAATTGTTTTCCACGGAGAGATTTCGGGAATTTTATCGCCGGAAGAAAAGCCGGCCGAATTTGCTTTATACATGGCGGGGGTAAAATAA
- a CDS encoding ABC transporter permease: MEKFKKIVADFGIPRIIILLFLVTLFIIAPFVKVSIGASLSDVANRFGMNALMVLAMVPMIQTGCGLNFGLSLGVLGGLLGSTVAMQFGLVGILGFSTAVVLTIIFSGIIGFGYSQVLNKVKGEEMTIAMYIGFASVTFMAILWIVLPYSNPSMVWAYSGQGLRTTITLEGYWVNILNNFLAIEIGSFKFPTGVILFCAVCMLLMKTFMKTRTGTALTAVGSNPDFARASGVSIDKARTISIVLSTICGGVGILLYQQSFGFIQLYKAPLFMAFPAVAAILIGGASVNKASILNVVLGTVLFQGILSMTPSVINSILQTDMSEVIRIVLSNGMILYALTRKTQKTR, from the coding sequence ATGGAAAAGTTTAAAAAGATAGTTGCTGATTTCGGTATACCTAGAATAATTATTCTCTTATTCCTTGTTACCCTTTTTATAATTGCTCCCTTTGTTAAGGTAAGCATCGGTGCTTCGCTTTCGGATGTTGCAAACCGTTTCGGTATGAATGCCTTGATGGTTTTGGCCATGGTTCCCATGATTCAAACAGGCTGCGGCTTAAACTTCGGTCTTTCATTGGGAGTTTTGGGCGGTCTTTTAGGGTCGACTGTTGCTATGCAATTCGGACTTGTCGGCATCTTAGGTTTTTCTACTGCCGTAGTTTTAACAATAATTTTTTCCGGAATAATAGGCTTCGGTTATAGTCAGGTTTTAAATAAGGTTAAGGGCGAAGAGATGACGATAGCCATGTACATAGGCTTTGCATCCGTCACATTTATGGCTATTTTGTGGATAGTTCTTCCTTATTCAAACCCGAGTATGGTCTGGGCTTATTCGGGACAGGGCTTGCGTACTACAATAACTCTTGAAGGGTATTGGGTCAATATTTTAAATAATTTTTTGGCTATTGAGATAGGCTCATTTAAATTCCCGACGGGTGTTATCTTGTTCTGTGCTGTATGTATGTTATTGATGAAGACTTTTATGAAGACAAGAACAGGAACTGCTTTGACGGCTGTCGGCTCCAATCCGGATTTTGCAAGGGCTAGCGGTGTAAGCATAGACAAGGCAAGGACCATAAGTATAGTTCTTTCGACTATATGCGGAGGAGTCGGAATCTTGTTGTATCAGCAGAGCTTCGGTTTTATCCAGCTTTATAAGGCCCCGCTCTTTATGGCCTTCCCCGCAGTAGCCGCTATTCTTATAGGCGGTGCCTCGGTAAACAAGGCTTCAATTTTAAATGTTGTCCTAGGTACTGTTCTTTTTCAGGGAATCTTGTCAATGACTCCTTCAGTTATAAACAGTATTTTACAGACCGATATGTCTGAGGTTATCCGAATCGTACTTTCAAACGGTATGATCCTATATGCTTTGACAAGAAAAACGCAAAAGACGAGGTAA
- a CDS encoding ABC transporter permease — protein MNKITEKLNRKLKKFSMLDFLADNLVSLLFLLISFVAIPVSGLSAHHIIGEILTRIGRNSFLVFSLILPIMAGMGINFGMVLGAMAGQIGLIFAMDWGIGGIYGLVFAALIGMPLSVLLGYIAGSILNKARGREMVTSYILGFFFNGVYQFFVLYLMGSVIPMHNKAIKLSRGFGVRNTLELAPVRQVLDTAFSFNIAGLRIPVLSYLIIIALCFFIVWFRKTKLGQDMRAIGQNQSVSNSAGIAVEHTRIISIIISTVLACIGQIIFLQNMGNMSTYNAHDQTGFFAAAAILVGGASVSRVSIKNVFIGVVLLHFLYIVTPMAGQQLLGSAMIGEYFRDFAGYAAIALSLVLYAARNQRNAEKKRSELRLQAEGEKK, from the coding sequence ATGAATAAAATAACGGAAAAATTAAATAGAAAATTAAAGAAATTTTCGATGCTCGATTTTTTGGCTGATAATCTTGTTTCACTTCTCTTCCTATTAATTTCCTTTGTGGCTATTCCCGTGTCGGGGCTTTCGGCTCATCACATTATCGGTGAGATTTTAACCCGAATAGGAAGAAACTCTTTTTTGGTTTTCTCCCTTATCTTACCGATTATGGCCGGTATGGGTATAAACTTCGGTATGGTCTTGGGTGCAATGGCAGGACAGATAGGCTTAATCTTTGCTATGGACTGGGGTATCGGAGGTATTTACGGATTGGTATTTGCGGCCTTGATAGGAATGCCTCTTTCAGTTTTGTTGGGCTATATAGCCGGTTCCATCCTCAATAAGGCAAGAGGCCGTGAAATGGTAACAAGTTACATCTTAGGTTTTTTCTTCAACGGTGTATATCAGTTCTTTGTTCTGTACTTGATGGGTTCTGTTATTCCGATGCACAATAAGGCTATAAAACTATCCCGCGGCTTCGGAGTTAGAAACACCCTTGAACTTGCTCCTGTAAGGCAGGTGCTCGATACGGCCTTCTCGTTCAATATTGCAGGCTTACGTATACCTGTTTTGTCCTATCTTATCATCATTGCCCTTTGTTTCTTTATCGTATGGTTTAGAAAAACAAAGCTTGGACAGGATATGAGGGCAATCGGTCAAAATCAATCTGTTTCAAATTCGGCCGGTATTGCTGTTGAACACACAAGGATTATTTCGATAATAATTTCGACGGTTTTGGCCTGTATAGGACAGATTATATTCTTACAGAATATGGGAAATATGAGCACCTACAATGCTCACGACCAGACCGGCTTCTTTGCTGCAGCCGCGATCTTGGTCGGCGGTGCTTCTGTGAGCAGGGTAAGTATAAAGAACGTTTTTATAGGCGTTGTTCTCCTTCATTTCTTGTACATTGTTACCCCCATGGCAGGGCAACAGCTTCTTGGTTCTGCAATGATCGGAGAGTACTTTAGAGACTTTGCAGGCTATGCAGCTATAGCCCTTTCCTTGGTACTTTACGCTGCAAGAAATCAGAGAAATGCGGAAAAGAAACGTTCCGAATTGCGTTTGCAAGCTGAAGGAGAAAAAAAATGA
- a CDS encoding DUF6672 family protein: MRIQSKKTVLAIRIILPILYVLLIALMFTLGRTHAVLFENKKAADGSYKAFDAIEVTFNNEEPLELFKGDRDKILLRGQKHKVVIRFTDGREDFVGEFRIPLFQDTILLSLPALVEGLPSAVIPFELYAEPAKE, encoded by the coding sequence ATGAGAATACAATCTAAAAAAACGGTCTTGGCAATAAGAATAATTTTGCCTATTCTTTATGTTTTGCTGATCGCTCTTATGTTTACCCTAGGCAGAACTCATGCGGTTTTGTTTGAAAATAAAAAGGCTGCCGACGGAAGTTATAAGGCCTTTGATGCAATTGAAGTTACCTTTAATAACGAAGAACCCTTGGAGCTTTTTAAGGGCGATAGGGATAAGATTCTTTTGCGAGGTCAAAAACACAAGGTTGTTATAAGATTTACAGACGGAAGAGAAGACTTTGTCGGAGAATTTAGAATTCCGCTTTTTCAGGATACCATCCTTTTGTCCCTTCCGGCCTTGGTAGAAGGTCTACCTTCGGCAGTGATACCTTTCGAGTTATATGCAGAGCCTGCAAAAGAGTAG